GTAATAGTTAATTAAATTCCTTTGTTACTATATTTGTGAATaacatgttgttgtgtttctggaTTTGCTGATCAtgttatgtatttgtttatgttgttgttgttgtttatctgtCAGAAGCAGACCAGCAGGATCAGAGAGACCAGCAGGATCAGAGAGACCAGCAGGATCAGAAGGATCCGCAGCAGAGCAAGCTGATCTTCCAGCTGGACGGAGACCATTGGACGGTAAGCCGACAGGTTCGGGAGCGATCTGTGAGAAACTAACTGTTAATGAGTGAATGTTTTTGCAGGACTTCCCCAAGGAGCTGCAGTGGATGACCTACCTGAAAGAGTGGCACGTCAGAGAGACCAAGATCCGTCGGCTGCCCGACTACCTGGCTCTGTTCACCCAGCTCACCGTGCTCGAGATCCCCAAAAACACCATCGCCGAGCTGCCACCTGAGATCGGTGAGGACGAAGCCCGAGATTTCAAACGTGATAAAGTTTCAGAGGAGAGCCGTCGGGTGATTTTCAGCCCCAAACTCACCTGGGACCAACCTGAGCCTGGTTCCAGTTTGTTAAATCTCTTTGAGCTATTcaggttgtttgattttattcttTAGTTTCCCCCGTTTTTCTTCAGTCGGAGCGTGGGAGACAATGTCTCTGAATTCCCTAAATACCTGAgtttagtgtgtttttgttcagcaTCCTGAAATGAGTTAGGAAAAACTAGCGGAGCACAGACGTATCAGTTTCCTCTGTCCTCAGGTAAACTGACGGGTTTAAGAGAATTAAATGTCAACTACAACCGTCTGTCCAGAGTTCCTCCAGAGCTCGGAAACTGCGAGAACCTGGAGAGACTCGAACTCGCGGGAAACCACAACCTGTCCGAGCTGCCGTTTGAGGTGAGTCAGAGAGGATGGGATGAGCCAGCCTGCGGTAGTTTCAGTACCTGGTTAATTAAATAAAGCAAATCTACAGATTGATAACTTTATCAGTCCCTAAACAGGAAACTAGTCTGGTCACACGTGCAGAAACTGGACACTTTACACTTAactgatgattttattttattttggtaaactGCCTTTTCATTTGTATGGAAAAGTTTTGGGAAGTTTATTCTtattttgctgagagttaggtGTTCAGATTGAAGGGACCAGATACTGCCTGGGACCagaacttcctggagtctctccgctggttgcctggcaactgctcagagccaagaaatagtccgggcACATAGCAAGAATTGctaattgtagtttttacacttcggcTTGTGTCCAgtttaaacaaacgagataaaatgtgttaatcagtgagctttaggggTGCTGGTACATGGATTCTGTTAGCTGTGGACAAAGACAGGCTaattgtttccccctgttttcagtctttatgctaagctaagctaagctaagctaaccagctgctggctgtagcttcatatttacagtgcagacacgagagtggcatcgatctgaacatctgactctcagagagagagagcagcaaaaCGTCAAACAACCTTTTGAATACAAAATGCTTTGTAATATTGATCAGTCAATATTTCAATCTGCTGTTTAGACGATCAAAAAGACAGCGATTGTTAAAAATCAAAGTTTCCTTTAACGCAACTTTGGACAAACAGTGATCCGTTATGTGCTTCATTTTGTCCATAAATGATAATTTTGTCAGAGCAGGGGTCAGTTTGGGTTTTGCAGGGATCGTGTCACTCATGTTGATGACCTCACTCATGTTGATGACGTCACTCTGTTGATGACGTCACTCTGTTGATGACGTCACTCTGTAACTCCTGTCAGCTGAGCGGCCTGAAGCAGCTGGTTCACCTGGACATCGCGGAGAACAGGTTTGTGTCGATCCCCATCTGTGCTCTGAGGATGAGCAGCCTGCAGCTgttggacctgagtaacaacagTCTGACTGACCTGCCGCAGGACATGGACAGGtaactgatgacatcatcactaCCTGTAATCTGGACCACTAGGAGACCTCAACATACTTAATTAGATTGCTGGTAACAGATACTTTGTGTCTGAACTGTATTAACTTTAATGACTGTACTCAGCGCGCTGAATGATCTTTATGTTGTATTTCCTGAACAGTGAACATTAACAGAAGGAAAACTGCCTCTTCGTCTCCCTCCCTCTAATTCTACTTCTCTCTCGCCACAACAAGACAAACTACTTTTGCTTAATGTCaataacaaatgaaatgcatcattaaacattacatttatataaattcaCGAGGGAATTTCACAGAGATGtgagctgcaaaaaaaaaaagacctggACTGTAAAGACAGCAGAGCACCGAAAAGAGCTGCtagcaggctagctgtttccccctgcttccagtctttatgctaagctaggctaaccaatGCCTCTACTCCTTacctaacacacagacattatatccatctgaaaaactcactttcagacagaaaaacaataagcaTATCAGAGAATAagtgttgaactattccttaagACACATCCTCTCGGATTACTTTGTGCTTTAGCTGTTGCATATTGCTAAACAAAGTTACACTCAAATTATCACAaactgtgtgtataaatatatataaaactctGTGTGCGCAGGTTGGAGCAGCTGGTCACCCTGTTCGTCCATAAGAACAACCTGTCTTACCTCCCTCACTGTCTCGCCAACATCTCCACGCTCAAGATGATCGTCGTCAGCGGCGATGAGCTCACCTGCATCCCGACCAAACTGTGCAGCAACCCGGACATCAAGTACACgaaccacacagacacaagaacTCTTTACAAGAACGTTTTACCAGCTTAAAAACAATCTTAGTTTTCTCCCGTTAAAACTCTCGCAGCAGCATCAAGAGTTTGTTTTATAGACTTTTTGGGCAGACCTGACGTGCATCAGTAGTAATCTGACCTTTGAGATGTTCTTTAAGCAACACGATGCTGGTTTATTTAAAATTGTTGCACTTAGCTGTAAAGTTGGATTTGACTGTGTGATCCATATTTTCCGCCTGCGGTCTGACACGCAGTGTTGATGACTTCAGCTGTGAACTCAGTTTGGCTCTTTTCACATGAACCAAATAACCAAATCTCTGTTTTGTCCCGATTCATTTGGATGAGATTTTTGGAAGCATCCACCCTTTCATAGCAGAAATTCAGTTTGTAAGGCAATAAAGTTATAATGGGTTTAATAGAGTTTGGTGCTGTCTGCATAATGATAACAATCAATAATATGCTAGCAGACCCCTAATGGTAGCATGTACAAACTGAAGAGTAGtggacccagaattgaacccTGAGGAACTCCACATGAAACCTTTGTTCTGTCACAAGTGATTCTGGATTAAGACAAAAGATGGTATCCGATCTATTAATAAGAATGTTATTATAGTAAGTTTCAAAAGCCACAGTTAGGTGTAAAAGTACAGGAAGTGTTTTTGATTATAGTTACTTTCAAGACTAGTTACAGACCGATTACTTTGgccaaacagcagcagtacaagAAAACTGGCAATGCAGCTCGACaaagttctgtttttggtgATGAATATCTGAACTATAAACTTATGTGTTTTTGAAATCCATTACATGTCTGTTGCTTTTTGGTACAATTGTTTTCTGTATACAGATGACTacagacagcaaacagatgtttagaaagagaaataaaatagacattATTTCACTTATGGTGTTTTACAGCCGtaaactaaatgattaaatattattattattaaatattgacGAGAGGTTAGTGAGACACAATGATGCTCAATCGTATTTAGTTATTCTGcttcagaataaaacaaaacaaaactacagcTGTACCACTCGCTGCCTGCAGGTGGTGGTAGTGTtcaaactgcagcagctgttaCTTTCTTTACCTGTAGGTGGCGACAACAGACACAATCTCTAAcatgatgaaaacacaatgaccaACTGTGCAGCACGTGTTGCTCCTGTTCTCAGGCTTCCTCGTCTCTGCTGTTCCCCGGCAGGTTTATTCGACTGTACGACAACCCAGCGAgcgaagagaagaagaagaaagacgaggagaagaagaaggagaagaacaagaagaagaggtggagagagccgagagaggaggaggtgaagaaggacagcagagagaaagagttcatCGAGGCGTACATCAGCACGCTGGAGGACAGAGGTGAGACTCGGGAACCGCAAAAACTACGGAGGGATGGAGGGACAAAAagctttattattaattattaccaACTTATTAACAAGCAGATGAACTGCAGCACTATTAAATTATTCTTGAGGCTTCATATTATTTTTGCTTAAGAgaacaaactgtatttattgacatattgaataataaaatgtattaaatagaCGACGTATATTTTACAgtagacaaaataaaatctatGAAAATcctattttctatttctattttattctataacgtataaaatatgatgctaaattaaaatgttttgttcagaTATATTGGaatgattttacattttttaaaagtggcaATAATTTGTAAATTGTTCTGCATTTTGGAATAATATTGTTTGCTATGTTCCACATGGCATTGTgaatataatatgtatgtttatgttttagaTTTCCATATATGGATATAATATTTAGTCCAAAATGAATTCCTGTTGTTGCGGCTCTACAAAGCACTGTCTCACATTTAGAAAGATACAAATTTGGGGTTCtgctttatattatttatacctTCTGTAATCTTTAAAAAGTCAGTGTTATATAATTTGTATTGTGGgtaataaaacagcaaactgcTCCGACTGTAAACGGAAATGTTTCTGATTCAACATTCAACTGACGACAGACGTCGGATAAACCAGTTGACATGTTGTTTGTCCCACACCAGACACCGTCCCCTTCTCCACCACCAAGGTCTCCATCTCCTGCCTgctgtgaggaagaggaggatgaagatgaagaaggTTGAGCTGACAAGATAATTTGAGGCAGCACTTTTCAAAGCTACActagaaaagataaaaacaaaaacaaaaccacaataaaacagtttaattCATAGATATATTAGAAGAACTGTGTACAGGACTCAAAGATGGCGCCCACTCACTTTTCTAGCTTCTGCATCGTGCGGCccactgcacatgctcagtagTGTTTCCCCTGCTGGCCCCGCCCACGCGTGCCCATTCGGTCCAAAGACTTTACTTTTGGACgccatgcaaataaaaaaaaaaaaatcacttttctaggttacaaatataaaaccttcaTCGTTtataaattcaaaacacaaagagtAATAACTGAGCGTGTTTGCAGTTGGAGgcgtcctgtcaacagttttacagacgtctcttttataatgaaGGTCTACGGggaaaatgatttaattataattatttaattatatattttttaggtGCAGTACCACAAATGACCACTGGGACAAATTAGCAGCAGGGATGAGTGGCGCCCACGGCCTGTGTCCAAAACCACTCCCTCGTTCAGTCACTCACTACTCCATATAACAGACCCGATAGTGAGCCGTACGTTGAGATTTCTAACACTTCATCATCAGTTAGCATCTATAAAATGCAgcgcattgcattgtgggattgttagcaaaaagtagtgtacatgcttttattccTGCTAAGGAAGCAAAAATAGATGAAATGttagaaatgacaaaaataaaaatccaaagtcaaaattatgagacagtaaaaatgttgacttttaatGTCTGAAGTTTAAAGTCTCGTTTGAAATTATTCTGTAATAGAGCTGATATGAGACCCAAGTTtcggcaacaaaaaaaaaaaaagacattttttaacacCTTagattgaaaaaataaataactttttcttcaaaagttctcaaatgttaaatgttgtccaaacacaagcagctgcacaagaactttaaataaaatagtcGACACTTTTTTCGTTCCGTAGTATAATTTGTGAGGACTCTCTGTATATATCAGGTACATTTACACACTATATATAGTAAACagggagtgatttcggacacagccaTGGTTTCAGTTCACcgagctaacatgctaatgctagcttGTTCTTAGCATTGACTCACTGAGAATAAAGAATCAGgaatactttgtgttttgttgaaatGTTGTCCAGAAGTTTCAGAGTACTGTGATGTTTGAgtcacaattttttttgttactCGATTAGGGTTTTATGGAAGTCAAATTATTTccacaataagaaaataaagatgaaaagttaataataaaaaaagataaatactCATGTAAAAATTAGGAGATAGTAAGTAAAAACGTTCACTTTCTGAATTCAAATAATGAGATTTAGTCAAAGTCTTGACTCTCtaagtcaaaacattttcagcctTAAATTTgagatcaaataaaatgaaaaaggtcAATAAAAATGACTCACTAAAATGGAAATATGAGAAGTCAAAATCTAAATTCTGGCACGTTATCATACTTTTGAcataaaaagtcaaatttttactcagaaatttgacttttgatttttaacatttcatcaatttttttctttccttggcAGGAATGAACTTCCATATTTTAATCTaatgtgtgaatgagtgaagttattgtttttgaaacagaacaatagtttaatttattttatggaTTGCTGTTGACTGAgttactgaatatttttttttttttttaaattatgttaaattatgagtattttcaaattaattttttgcGTTTCAAAAATAACTTTTCATTCCAAAATCAGATTTCtaacatttaaacaatttttatgcttatatcattatatattattatgacATTAACTCAGACATTGAAGTTCACTGCTTCATTACAAGCCCTGTTTTCACAAACAGTCCCATATAACAGATTTTACAAttaaatgttgacatttgaaTATCAGGTATTTGAGGATtattctgatgtgttttggtCAGCGCGACGATTTTAAcgttttgttttctcctcgaACACGGATGTATTTTACGTTTGAAGGTGTGAATGTCGTGACCAAACAGAGACGAGGctgattttatacatttcattaatattctgcagtgtatttattatttattagacaAAGTTTGTGAATTTGGTCATTTTCTGTGTTGAAGTCGAGCTGCAACTGCAAACTTAGTAACAAATGTCAATATACAGCAacaagatttatttaaaaaatcaaattaTGGATTTAGATTCATTTCTGCAAtaagtaaaaattaaattactgtTATTACAAACACACTCAGTGATTTTACTTCCTGATTCGGCGCTGACAGtttctttcactttgtttttacttttatatttgtatttattgtgtaaCTGATTTTTATTGAAGCAGGTTTCTGTGCGACGCTTTGACCGAGaggtgtggttgtgtgtttttattctgacatgcttttttattttaataaatgttgtttgtgcagattttttttttgttcacgTTGTTTGACTTTGACAATCTTCAGTTTCCTGCAAGAAAAGAttctttactgtttttaaaaatctgattacaaattatttcaaatacacatttccccccaaaatatttctttaaagttCGTGTTTGAGCACTttgacaaataaagttattttgtaacaaacaaaatgaactttatcgattcatcatttaaaaataaataaattacaaaaatcaataaatatacttcaaataaaaacaaacaagtccaCGTTTCAAATTCCATACATttctctttattattattatcattatcatcatcatagaTATTCAAAATTATGTTCTTAATAAGATAAAAGAAAGCAACTGCAAATGCACAACACGTAGACGCCATCCAGCGTCtctttgtttatatataaaaacagatatGAACATGAAGAATGATTAGAGGCACACGTTCAGAGAAATTAAAGTGCAGCAATCAGCAAATGTTCTGCATCATGTACACAGGAGGGGGGGGCGGGGGGGTGAGACACAAGTTACTGTATCAGTTCTAATAATTAATTATCGGcagctaaaggaaaagtcttCTCAGTCAACTTATAGATTCAGAGTTTCCGTCTTCAGCTTCAGTCACACGTCCGTTCTCCATCAGCCAATCGGTTACTGCCGGTCACTCTGGCGGCCATGTTGTCGCTTCACGTCGCATCGGAGAGCTGATCTTTCCGCTCGCGTAACACTCGTTTGAAACGATTCGACATTAGAGCCGACACCAGAGTTTTTCTACAAAAGTTCTTAAAAAGTTGTCTGAACACGagcagctgtacaagaactttgtCTGAATAAGTTGCGGCTGAAGAAAAGTTAATCAAAGAGTGTCAGCTTTCATACTGTGAAAAACACCCGTTAACATTTCCCACAGCTATTAAAACAGGCGATCTATTCTAACAGCTTCTGTCGACCAACCAAAGACGTTCAGTTTGCGATCGTGTAGcgcaaagaaaagcagcaaatcctgacGTCTGAGACGCTGGAACcagaaaacatctgaaaaatgactaaaaactaTCATCAATTATCAAATTAGTGGAATCATTAGCTGTCGACCAACTAACTGAGCAATCGTTGCAGCTCCAGCAGAGACCCTGAAATACAAAACAGGATCCTTCGATCGCTTCACTGTTTGTGACGACGCTCGAGAGAAACTTTCCAATGAGACGTGAACGGCAACATgaacagagaggcagagcgAAGGAGGACAGCATTGTGTAGTTCATAACACTGTGGTGGATTCTGGGATATTGAGTAAGAACTCTGCAGGGCTTCATGCTGACTGtagaaaaatatactgtaggtccAGCTTCCTGTTTTTGACATCATCTTTGAGAAAGAGCGACCGGTGACGgagagaaaaatcaaacaagAGACCAGATTTAAGTCTCGGTCGAGTCCAAAGTTCGGTTCCAAAAATACCAATAAAACTTTTAACGAGCTGACAGAGCtcgaggttaaaaaaaaattaaataataaatattaatttaaagatGAAGTCTGAAGATTGAATCTGAATTTTTTAGAAACGTTCGTAACGAGGTGAAAACTTCTCTGACtgtaagaaaaagacaaatccaCTCTGGTTGTAACATGATTGTGCTTCATGAAGCCACACACCTTCATCCACCTCATCCTCGGGACGCTCAGGTGTTCAGCTGCGACGACACCGATGCTGCATTCACGGCACGTCggaggaagaaaataaataaaaatggcagAACGTCGAGTGAAGACACGGTGAAACTGTGACGTCACCCGACATGCAGACTAACGGTTTGGTTACTTCTCTGTACGGAGACCTGAAACAGCCGCCTTCCCCAGTCAGACACTCGCGTTTCCCACACATCAGATACGACTTGAACGCAGCATATGTTCCTCTTACAATAAACCGACCGACGTACAGAAGACGTGCGAGGGTAAACCCACATCTGTACTGTGCCCTCCTGATGCAGCGTTCGATCCCTTCAAACCGCACGCTGGGAGAATATAATGAAGCTTTTTGCATCTTTTTAAAACCAGACCAGGAACGCTGTCGGCCATTTTGTCTCAGTTCTGGACAGCCGGGTGGAGTTTGGTGCAGTTACAAAGCTGTTGCTATGGATACAGCATCTCCTGGCTGCGGCCATGGTAACAGGTCTGTTTCTGTATCAGTCGCTGTCGTATCACATCCGCAGCTCTGACTGAGGAGGGGAGggtggattatttttttttacctttaaaaaaaaaaaaaaacatccggTAAACAAAAGTAACAGAAGAAGTGaacagaaaactaaaaacatgGCACCTTTTGGTTCTTGACGACCTGCCGATTCTGAAAGCTCAAActtttgtggtttaaaaaaatcaaactaaaGACAACGAGAACAGAGCGTTCATTGCACAGACGAAGGTCAGGCCGTCGGGCCCGGACAGGAAACACACGTTCAAACTACATCAGTAACTGGGAGCGCTTCATTTGTGCCACCTGGACTGGCAGGCGGGCGGGCGGGCGGGAGGAGCACCTTCAGATCAAACGGCCTGACAGGCTCAACACACTTCAAGTATTTAAAACACAAGAACAGATGAGGAGACGTCGACAGATCCGATAACGATGTGGTGAGATCAGTCGAGCGTACGAAGCccgggggggtgggggggctgaACATAACTGATCCGCTTCATGTCACTGGTCCTGTCTTCCGTTTCCTTCGCTCTCTTTTGGAGATACTTCACGTTGTGTTTGAGATCCCTCGTTTTACAGGACGCTCTGCTATAAACTCTTTGATGATACTGCAGACGTCATCATACAGACTCGGCTTCAGGCTTCTGGAGCGCTTCATAAATCTTCTTCACACGTCTGTCTGAGCGAACGTTTACGGCCGTCTACGAGAGGGGAGGAGGCAAAATATATCCGATATTAGATCCACAGCAGGAGTTGGTGCGTACTAATTATTTTCTGACGCCTTCAGGCTCCGCAGAAGCTCCGCTAAAAGCTGTTTAATCAAGTTCCTAAATATATCGACGACGCTCCGTTTTCTCCtcagtgtgaaaacacacagcaggagaggaggatgacGTCACAGCCGGTGAGAGCTCGCACACGCTCAGTGTGAGTGACGGTCTGTTGTCATAGAAACAGTTATCCATGAGTCCCGTTATTCGCAGAGTATAAACTGTCAGTATGTGGAGATTATAGACAAGTAGCAACAACAGAAACTACCACGCTGCCCCCTGCAGGCGATGACCTCCACTCCCACGAGTCTCCCCGTCCTCTCCCTCGGTCATATCCCACAATCCCCGGCAGCTGTGACCACACCGTCCTCCCCCCGTGTCTCCGTGGTGAAAAGTTTCAGTTAAAACAACAGTCTGCAGCTTTGGGACAGCTGGTGTCAGCCGTGTGCTGAAGTGaacacacctcctcctcttcctcaccgcCGGTCCTGTACAGCGAGGAGCGTTTGATCCCGTGACCTCTGCAGACCTGACGGGCGGagtcacacagagagaaggcGAACTGACTCCGGAGTGTTTAGGCGGCAACCAGACTGACGGCTTTGAGAAACGCGAGTTGATTTCAGAAGCCGCTCTGAGATGTGAAAGAGCGGCGCAGGGTGCGTTACGCTCCAGAGTAATAAATCACAAGGGGCGCGTTTTCACGGCCCGCCACGGTCTCCATACCCGATGAAGGAGGTCGGAGGTCACGCTGGGAGCAGATGCGACTCACAAACGTGTCACAAGAGGAACTTAAGACCAAAACTAGTTCAGCGACATGGAGCTGAGGTGGACGCACACGGCGGCGGCGTCCGGTCCTGGTTTGATCTCAGCCAGCGGCCTCGTGTCGTCACCTGCTCTTTGTGATTCCCGCGTCTCTACACTGCCGATCAAAACTACgattaaaaaagtgaaaatacgCAGCTGAAAAAACAGCGAATATtttctgaagaagaagaaattctgATTTGAGTCCGAGTTAAACAACAACATGGCGGCACAGGGATATTTATCAAGCTCCAGCTCATCTAAAAATGGCATTATGGTGGGAAAAGACAAACAACCAACTGCAGCAAATAGTTTGTATCGTGGTTAAACATATTTCGGACTCCGTGACGAGCGATGGGATCCTCCATGACGCATCGTTTAAGTTTATCTGCTCTGCACAAACAGCGGCAGCTCTGACTTTGACCCGACAGGTTCTGCTTTTTGTCtaacttgtgtttgttttgactttcatGGCGACATCCTGTTACTGGTCCCACTGAGGGTTCAAAGCCCTGTGGGTGCACCTGCCCGAGCACACCTGGGCAAGGTGCTAAAAATGGCTTTAGGTGTATAAACGGTGGTGCAGAAGGTTGAGTTATATTAATCGTATAAACGTTGTACGTTGCTGTacaaaaacttgtttttcttttgatttacaCCGGAAGGGGCAACAGTGACGGAGGGAAACGATACCAAGATTTAGATTACAGCAACAACAGCGGcgataaaatgaaaaaagagcgAAGACGCCTGCGAGAAAATGACCACGAAGAAGATATTATAATATCGTCTGTCAATTAAAGAAATGAAGCTCGTCAGTGTGATTGCCGCCTAACGTTACCTGACTCTTATCTGAACAGTCTGGATccgaagaaataaaaaaataaaatataaaagctgGAAACGGTTTATTCTGAAGGGGGCGGGACTAGCAGACAGGACTCAGGCCTCAGTGCTGTGATTGGTCgggacagctgtcagtcacatGCTGCTGTCCTGTAGGAGCGGCTCGATGTCCTCCGCGTCACTGGTGGGCGTGGCCAGAGGGCTGGTGATCTGAGCGTGTGCGGTGGAGGTGCTGCTGGACTTGCGGGCGGCGCAGGTCTTGACGTCGGCCAGCTGTTGGTGCTCGGGGATGAAGATGGCGACGAGAAAGGCGAATAAGACGGCACACGCTCCGAACAGGAAGGGAGGGCCGGGGATGACCG
This sequence is a window from Siniperca chuatsi isolate FFG_IHB_CAS linkage group LG5, ASM2008510v1, whole genome shotgun sequence. Protein-coding genes within it:
- the lrrc2 gene encoding leucine-rich repeat-containing protein 2 isoform X1, whose product is MGLGRKLDVPVCDLSLIRGIWEVRVKKHRQKQKKEQERIEKSALPKIEQQWQYRIYCKTLKTKELNLLHHYLERATLTDIRPYTEADQQDQRDQQDQRDQQDQKDPQQSKLIFQLDGDHWTDFPKELQWMTYLKEWHVRETKIRRLPDYLALFTQLTVLEIPKNTIAELPPEIGKLTGLRELNVNYNRLSRVPPELGNCENLERLELAGNHNLSELPFELSGLKQLVHLDIAENRFVSIPICALRMSSLQLLDLSNNSLTDLPQDMDRLEQLVTLFVHKNNLSYLPHCLANISTLKMIVVSGDELTCIPTKLCSNPDIKFIRLYDNPASEEKKKKDEEKKKEKNKKKRWREPREEEVKKDSREKEFIEAYISTLEDRDTVPFSTTKVSISCLL
- the lrrc2 gene encoding leucine-rich repeat-containing protein 2 isoform X3, with protein sequence MTDIRPYTEADQQDQRDQQDQRDQQDQKDPQQSKLIFQLDGDHWTDFPKELQWMTYLKEWHVRETKIRRLPDYLALFTQLTVLEIPKNTIAELPPEIGKLTGLRELNVNYNRLSRVPPELGNCENLERLELAGNHNLSELPFELSGLKQLVHLDIAENRFVSIPICALRMSSLQLLDLSNNSLTDLPQDMDRLEQLVTLFVHKNNLSYLPHCLANISTLKMIVVSGDELTCIPTKLCSNPDIKFIRLYDNPASEEKKKKDEEKKKEKNKKKRWREPREEEVKKDSREKEFIEAYISTLEDRDTVPFSTTKVSISCLL
- the lrrc2 gene encoding leucine-rich repeat-containing protein 2 isoform X2; protein product: MGLGRKLDVPVCDLSLIRGIWEVRVKKHRQKQKKEQERIEKSALPKIEQQWQYRIYCKTLKTKELNLLHHYLERATLTDIRPYTADQQDQRDQQDQRDQQDQKDPQQSKLIFQLDGDHWTDFPKELQWMTYLKEWHVRETKIRRLPDYLALFTQLTVLEIPKNTIAELPPEIGKLTGLRELNVNYNRLSRVPPELGNCENLERLELAGNHNLSELPFELSGLKQLVHLDIAENRFVSIPICALRMSSLQLLDLSNNSLTDLPQDMDRLEQLVTLFVHKNNLSYLPHCLANISTLKMIVVSGDELTCIPTKLCSNPDIKFIRLYDNPASEEKKKKDEEKKKEKNKKKRWREPREEEVKKDSREKEFIEAYISTLEDRDTVPFSTTKVSISCLL